A stretch of DNA from Candidatus Aramenus sp. CH1:
CTATCAGTACTGGAGGGAACACCCCTATCTTACCGCCGGGGGCAGCGAACCTAGCCTTCTCGTCTGCTACAGCGAAGTCCATGACTAGGAGCATTTCCAGCGAGGCGCCGTACGCTATGCCCTCAACTTGAGCTATTGTGACCTTCTCTAGCTTCATTATACTCTCGTACATAGCCTTCATGGTCCCGAAGAAGCTTTTCGCAGAGGAGAGGTCCCCAGAGACCTTCATCAGTTCCCTAATGTCTGCACCTGCTCCGAAGTTGCCGTTCTCCCCCTTGAATATTACGAACCTTAATTGCCTCTCCTTGCTTACCTTCTCCAGGACTTCTATCATTTCTAACATGAATTTCTCATTTACCAAATTATATCTAGTTTGAGTATTAAACCGTATTATTGCATATTTCCCCCTATCCTCTAAATTAACGTACATAATTGTCTATGGCAAGAGGTGGCTTATTTTACTTTCCTTATCTAAAGGACGTGTAATCTGATAGAAACAAAGTTTTTATCCAACACGAGAATTAAAGTGAAACAAAGTTTTTATCCAACACGAGAATTAAAGTCCTAGAGGGGAACGAAGTGGAAATGAACGCCGTTTTCCTTGCAGTGGCGTTGCTAATGGCGTTGTTCTCAACTTACCTCATCTACGCAGTGAAGAGGAGAACTAGGGGAGTTGGGTTCCTGCTTGTGCTCTACTTGTCTGGGAGCATGGTAATAATGTTCTTTACCCTTGCCTTCTTCTTTTCTACTCAAAGCAAAGTGATAGAGGCAGTCGCCTTCTTGGCCAATTCTCTTTACATGATACTCGGATTGTTTGTAATCCTTACCCTCGCCCAGAGGAAGGTAGAGGTGAGGAACAGTTACACAGTTGCCCTCTTCACGTCCATGATGGCGGTCTCTGAGGCACTAATGGGAGAAACGTTTT
This window harbors:
- a CDS encoding enoyl-CoA hydratase/isomerase family protein, giving the protein MYVNLEDRGKYAIIRFNTQTRYNLVNEKFMLEMIEVLEKVSKERQLRFVIFKGENGNFGAGADIRELMKVSGDLSSAKSFFGTMKAMYESIMKLEKVTIAQVEGIAYGASLEMLLVMDFAVADEKARFAAPGGKIGVFPPVLIGLGPRIIGYENVRRLAMLGEEIGAEEAKRIGLIHSYGNVEEETKKVVASLSGFAPTSLAVMRRNLFSDSLEFLDRVFEDLISQVISDDARTGINAFLAKLKPSWDNLTFP